One Rosa chinensis cultivar Old Blush chromosome 3, RchiOBHm-V2, whole genome shotgun sequence DNA window includes the following coding sequences:
- the LOC112191990 gene encoding 4'-phosphopantetheinyl transferase HetI isoform X1, whose product MFLFRRRAFFRIMNIHGLQSHFCSVPSSTLLPVQLPTRMESHLWYVLPEEVKSETLLKRYFELLSPCEKTNVLRMRGDELRKRALLARALVRTTIARYTNDRVDPRSLNFKKNGYGKPEVDWQIADHWQPPALQFNISHTSSLIACGVAVDSPIGIDVEEKQRKLKHHILAFAKRYFSTHEVEHLTSISDIEVQRQQFLKLWTLKEAYVKALGRGFSASPFKTFTIRLKAAARRGIPLSEELDSQISEISVESLGSEDLTKNWQFLPLELAGSHYGAICMEKHNTIGKGNVPIKLTARRTIPLVEDECVIGTDPVVPIGGLTY is encoded by the exons ATGTTTTTATTCAGACGCAGAGCCTTTTTCAGAATTATGAATATTCATGGCCTCCAAAGCCATTTTTGCTCTGTTCCTTCTTCAACTCTGTTACCTGTTCAACTCCCAACTCGAAT GGAGAGTCATTTGTGGTATGTTTTACCTGAGGAGGTGAAGAGTGAAACCCTTTTGAAACGGTATTTTGAGCTTCTCTCACCTTGTGAGAAGACAAATGTGCTGCGAATGCGCGGCGATGAGCTCCGAAAGAGAGCCCTGCTGGCCCGTGCGTTGGTTCGGACTACCATTGCTAGATAT ACAAACGATAGAGTTGATCCGAGGTCATTGAACTTTAAAAAGAACGGTTATGGGAAGCCTGAg GTAGACTGGCAAATTGCAGATCACTGGCAGCCACCTGCACTGCAATTCAACATCTCACACACTTCTTCCTTGATAGCTTGTGGAGTAGCTGTTGATTCACCA ATCGGTATCGATGTGGAAGAGAAACAGCGAAAGTTGAAGCACCATATTCTAGCTTTTGCCAAACGATACTTCTCTACTCATGAAGTGGAACATTTAACTTCTATCTCAGACATTGAAGTTCAGCGGCAGCAGTTCCTTAAACTGTGGACTCTCAAG GAGGCATATGTGAAAGCATTGGGGAGGGGCTTCTCTGCTTCACCTTTTAAGACCTTTACCATTAGATTGAAGGCTGCAGCTAGGAGAGGCATTCCTCTATCTGAGGAATTGGATTCTCAG ATATCTGAAATAAGTGTCGAGTCTCTTGGCTCTGAAGATCTTACAAAGAACTGGCAGTTTTTGCCTCTAGAGTTGGCTGGTTCCCATTATGGTGCCATTTGCATGGAAAAACATAACACTATAG GAAAAGGAAATGTTCCCATAAAATTGACAGCGCGAAGAACGATCCCACTTGTTGAAGATGAATGTGTTATAGGAACTGATCCTGTTGTACCAATAGGTGGATTGACTTATTGA
- the LOC112191990 gene encoding 4'-phosphopantetheinyl transferase psf-1 isoform X2, translated as MRGDELRKRALLARALVRTTIARYTNDRVDPRSLNFKKNGYGKPEVDWQIADHWQPPALQFNISHTSSLIACGVAVDSPIGIDVEEKQRKLKHHILAFAKRYFSTHEVEHLTSISDIEVQRQQFLKLWTLKEAYVKALGRGFSASPFKTFTIRLKAAARRGIPLSEELDSQISEISVESLGSEDLTKNWQFLPLELAGSHYGAICMEKHNTIGKGNVPIKLTARRTIPLVEDECVIGTDPVVPIGGLTY; from the exons ATGCGCGGCGATGAGCTCCGAAAGAGAGCCCTGCTGGCCCGTGCGTTGGTTCGGACTACCATTGCTAGATAT ACAAACGATAGAGTTGATCCGAGGTCATTGAACTTTAAAAAGAACGGTTATGGGAAGCCTGAg GTAGACTGGCAAATTGCAGATCACTGGCAGCCACCTGCACTGCAATTCAACATCTCACACACTTCTTCCTTGATAGCTTGTGGAGTAGCTGTTGATTCACCA ATCGGTATCGATGTGGAAGAGAAACAGCGAAAGTTGAAGCACCATATTCTAGCTTTTGCCAAACGATACTTCTCTACTCATGAAGTGGAACATTTAACTTCTATCTCAGACATTGAAGTTCAGCGGCAGCAGTTCCTTAAACTGTGGACTCTCAAG GAGGCATATGTGAAAGCATTGGGGAGGGGCTTCTCTGCTTCACCTTTTAAGACCTTTACCATTAGATTGAAGGCTGCAGCTAGGAGAGGCATTCCTCTATCTGAGGAATTGGATTCTCAG ATATCTGAAATAAGTGTCGAGTCTCTTGGCTCTGAAGATCTTACAAAGAACTGGCAGTTTTTGCCTCTAGAGTTGGCTGGTTCCCATTATGGTGCCATTTGCATGGAAAAACATAACACTATAG GAAAAGGAAATGTTCCCATAAAATTGACAGCGCGAAGAACGATCCCACTTGTTGAAGATGAATGTGTTATAGGAACTGATCCTGTTGTACCAATAGGTGGATTGACTTATTGA
- the LOC112191989 gene encoding rho GTPase-activating protein 5 — MTEVLQSPSHFPSPSSSSPPTSNDGPYPHALITSPSVGESLQAHLSSEEEEQEEEERKRSERDREGDQLSLLTLLVAAFRKSLIGCSTTGTGAERAKLSNMEIGWPSNVRHVAHVTFDRFNGFLGLPVELEPEVPRRAPSASANVFGVSTESMQLSFDARGNSVPTILILMQRHLYAQGGLQAEGIFRINGENSQEEYVRDQLNKGIIPEGVDMHCLAGLIKAWFRELPTAVLDSLSPEQVMQSQTEEECAQLVRLLPPTEAALLDWAVNLMADVAQMEHLNKMNARNIAMVFAPNMTQMVDPLTALMYAVQVMNFLKTLIVKTLREREESMVETAPVPRLEPSDEDEHQSTFQPYLEETNKEANKENEEENVFVAEEPALQSPPRTLQDEPSQPTAESGSQNFLSSIKYMIPGGNWSVVDNCPCEVVSQVSSLTNGLQEDGITGQGREAQTNVWKSQPSVSNLKKGSKVTEQLMVQIVGPGDKSKRTGILSRINSRTDIAEGWR; from the exons ATGACTGAGGTACTCCAATCCCCATCTCACTTCCCTTCACCTTCAAGCTCTTCCCCACCCACAAGTAATGATGGCCCATACCCACATGCCCTTATTACCAGTCCTTCCGTAGGTGAGAGCCTGCAAGCCCATTTGagttcagaggaggaggaacaagaagaagaagagaggaagaggagcgagagagacagagagggaGATCAGCTGTCGCTCTTGACGCTTCTTGTGGCTGCTTTTAGGAAATCTTTGATTGGGTGCAGTACTACTGGGACTGGGGCCGAGAGAGCTAAGCTTTCCAACATGGAGATTGGGTGGCCTTCCAATGTGAGGCATGTTGCCCATGTCACCTTTGATCGGTTCAATGGCTTTCTGGGTTTGCCGGTTGAGCTTGAGCCTGAGGTTCCCAGGAGAGCTCCTAGTGCTAG TGCAAATGTTTTCGGGGTTTCCACAGAGTCCATGCAGCTATCATTTGATGCTAGAGGAAACAGTGTCCCCACAATACTCATCTTGATGCAGAGACATTTATATGCGCAGGGGGGTCTGCAG GCAGAAGGAATCTTCAGAATTAATGGCGAGAACAGTCAGGAAGAGTATGTCAGGGACCAATTAAACAAGGGAATAATACCAGAGGGTGTTGACATGCACTGTTTAGCAGGTCTTATTAAG GCTTGGTTTAGAGAACTCCCAACTGCTGTATTGGACTCTCTCTCACCAGAGCAGGTAATGCAGTCGCAGACAGAAGAGGAGTGTGCTCAACTTGTTAGGCTTCTTCCGCCAACAGAAGCTGCATTATTGGATTGGGCAGTAAACCTAATGGCTGATGTTGCACAGATGGAACACCTGAACAAGATGAATGCACGCAACATTGCCATGGTCTTTGCACCAAACATGACTCAA ATGGTAGATCCTTTGACTGCATTGATGTATGCAGTCCAAGTGATGAATTTCCTCAAGACTCTTATAGTCAAGACactaagagagagagaagagtctATGGTGGAAACAGCTCCTGTCCCACGCCTTGAGCCTTCTGATGAGGATGAGCACCAAAGCACTTTTCAACCATATCTCGAAGAGACTAATAAGGAGGCTAACAAGGAAAATGAAGAGGAGAATGTATTTGTTGCCGAAGAACCGGCTTTACAGAGCCCCCCTCGCACTTTACAAGATGAACCTAGTCAACCTACAGCTGAAAGTGGATCCCAGAATTTCCTCTCTTCTATCAAATATATGATCCCCGGAGGAAATTGGTCTGTAGTTGATAATTGTCCTTGTGAGGTTGTATCCCAAGTCAGCTCTTTAACAAATGGGCTCCAAGAGGATGGCATAACAGGTCAGGGTAGAGAGGCTCAGACAAACGTTTGGAAGAGTCAACCAAGCGTTTCAAATCTGAAGAAGGGATCAAAGGTCACTGAGCAGCTAATGGTTCAAATTGTCGGGCCTGGAGACAAGAGCAAGAGAACTGGGATTCTTAGCCGCATAAATTCGAGGACAGATATCGCTGAAGGTTGGCGTTGA
- the LOC112191604 gene encoding probable small nuclear ribonucleoprotein G → MSRSGQPPDLKKYMDKKLQIKLNANRMIIGTLRGFDQFMNLVVDNTVEVNGDEKTDIGMVVIRGNSVVTVEALEPVAKMQ, encoded by the exons ATGAGCAGGTCAGGCCAGCCCCCGGATCTCAAGAA GTACATGGACAAGAAGCTTCAAA TCAAGCTAAATGCAAACCGAATGATTATTGGAACCTTGCGTGGATTTGACCAGTTCATGAATCTGGTGGTTGATAACACTGTAGAAGTGAATGGTGATGAAAAGACCGACATAGGCATGGTG GTGATCAGAGGAAACAGTGTGGTTACAGTTGAAGCACTTGAACCTGTGGCCAAAATgcagtag